The following coding sequences lie in one Lolium perenne isolate Kyuss_39 chromosome 2, Kyuss_2.0, whole genome shotgun sequence genomic window:
- the LOC127336389 gene encoding uncharacterized protein yields the protein MAASVRRPCLLALAATLILLCFPLATAQPQRTYDPPWSDEYWANEIVVGEAAEEVVSVAARRAEAGGYAYGCARLWLAMGCPPAPGKGVNGSLVDGRRSYDRELDRFEEGLRQCSYPELDPYFRRTAPTSTFDPRCCPCCYPCDRYY from the coding sequence ATGGCCGCCTCCGTGCGCCGCCCCTGCCTGCTCGCCCTCGCCGCCACCCTCATCCTCCTCTGCTTTCCACTGGCAACGGCCCAACCCCAACGCACATACGACCCTCCGTGGTCCGACGAGTACTGGGCCAACGAGATCGTCGTGggcgaggcggcggaggaggtggTCAGCGTCGCCGCCAGGCGCGCGGAGGCGGGCGGCTACGCGTACGGCTGCGCCAGGCTGTGGCTCGCCATGGGCTGCCCTCCCGCTCCCGGCAAGGGCGTCAACGGGAGCCTGGTCGACGGGAGGCGCTCCTATGATCGGGAGCTAGATCGCTTCGAGGAGGGGCTGCGGCAGTGCAGCTACCCTGAGCTTGATCCCTACTTTCGCCGCACCGCCCCGACGTCTACTTTCGATCCTCGGTGTTGTCCCTGCTGCTATCCATGTGATCGCTACTACTGA